The following proteins come from a genomic window of Alnus glutinosa chromosome 10, dhAlnGlut1.1, whole genome shotgun sequence:
- the LOC133880674 gene encoding NADH dehydrogenase [ubiquinone] 1 alpha subcomplex subunit 6, protein MAFTLRSVKVPPNSASLEEARHRVFDFFRAACRSLPSVMEIYNLQDVATVSQLRSTIASEIRKNSHVTDPKVIDMLLFKAMEELGNIAEHAKQRHHIIGQYVVGRQGLVQELGTKDQGISNFLKNFYTTNY, encoded by the exons ATGGCGTTCACACTGCGGAGCGTGAAGGTTCCACCGAACTCGGCGAGTCTGGAAGAAGCGAGGCACCGGGTGTTCGATTTCTTCAGGGCCGCATGCCGATCCCTACCAAGTGTCATGGAAATCTACAACCTGCAAGACGTCGCCACCGTGTCCCAGCTCCGTTCAACCATCGCCTCCGAGATCCGCAAGAACTCCCACGTCACCGATCCCAAG GTGATTGATATGTTGCTCTTCAAGGCAATGGAAGAGCTGGGTAACATTGCGGAGCACGCAAAGCAGCGGCACCATATTATTGGCCAGTATGTGGTGGGTCGTCAAGGGCTTGTGCAGGAGTTGGGTACAAAGGATCAAGGCATCTCCAACTTCCTCAAAAATTTTTACACCACCAACTACTGA
- the LOC133880770 gene encoding peptidyl-prolyl cis-trans isomerase CYP22 → MASGGGNTVEWHVRPPNPKNPIVFFDITIGNIPAGRIKMELFADITPKTAENFRQFCTGEYRKAGLPVGYKGCQFHRVIKDFMIQAGDFLKGDGSGCVSIYGHKFEDENFVAKHTGPGLLSMANSGPSTNGCQFFLTCAKCDWLDNKHVVFGRVLGDGLLVLRKIENVATGPNNRPKLPCLIVECGEM, encoded by the exons ATGGCGTCAGGAGGAGGGAACACGGTGGAGTGGCACGTGCGGCCGCCGAACCCAAAGAATCCGATCGTCTTCTTCGACATCACCATCGGTAACATCCCCGCCGGCCGCATCAAGATGGAGCTCTTCGCCGATATCACCCCCAAAACAGCCGAAAATTTCAG GCAGTTCTGCACCGGAGAGTACAG GAAAGCTGGATTGCCTGTTGGTTACAAGGGATGCCAGTTCCATAGGGTGATTAAGGATTTCATGATTCAGGCTGGTGACTTCTTAAAG GGTGATGGTAGTGGATGTGTTTCCATCTATGGACATAAGTTTGAGGATGAAAATTTTGTAGCCAAACATACTGGTCCTGGTTTGTTGTCAATG GCGAATAGCGGACCAAGTACTAACGGTTGTCAG TTCTTCCTCACTTGTGCAAAATGCGACTGGCTTGACAATAAGCACGTTGTATTTGGG AGAGTGCTTGGAGATGGTCTTTTGGTTCTCAGGAAGATTGAGAATGTGGCTACTGGACCCAACAATCGGCCGAAACTCCCTTGCCTTATTGTTGAATGTGGAGAGATGTAA